In Legionella spiritensis, the following proteins share a genomic window:
- the glnE gene encoding bifunctional [glutamate--ammonia ligase]-adenylyl-L-tyrosine phosphorylase/[glutamate--ammonia-ligase] adenylyltransferase — translation MKNIPAILQPRTKLFRKHFSSLEHPLRDAVETLLVVSDYACRQTEILKQLLAEDDGLQPVTRAMYHHLANDLVDQPYAHFASALRHFRHRHFLRLLLREFAGLSDTRETMRSWSDCADALILRAIDFCRQEMAERFGTPRDLSGDRTRFYVLAMGKLGGRELNYSSDVDLIFVYTSAGHTDGRDSITNEQYFTKIAQRFIQLLQSNTVDGFVFRVDLRLRPNGESGALVSTLASLETYYQEQGRDWERYAMAKARVICRSEDEPCEWYDRLIVPFVYRRYVDFSVIESLRSMKALIEREIQLNPMLNDIKRGLGGIREIEFIIQNIQLIRGGRLPQIRQQNALAALESLRQEKLLSRTGVLKEAYLFLRKLENCLQSENDQQTHSIPEDPVKQAQLVLAMDYPGWEKLMARLQQFQRIISAMFHTTLGRVDTYEDSHRLLNNQLAGLWQGHIESAMAVNLLSSIGYQEPERCYQMIHAFRHAPRCRRLNQAARIRLDRFMVLLLNELTAVEETESVLLQVMRLLENIVGRSAYLALLSENSAALRELLYWFAHSPFITSLLVSHPFLLEVLLEQEKRWRPPSRKQLEMQLRKQLDHVRELELQEEILRQFKLINWLQIARAEMVGQVDAIRAGRFLADVAQVIVIEVLGQACRHLATRYPEIEAIKSSFAMIAYGKLGSMEMNYNSDLDLVFVHSVLPEQEGMVNRLTQKIIHMLTTRSQFGLLYPVDTRLRPSGSAGLLVSPLAAFVDYQRTQAWTWEHQALIRGRVLYGDSRIRRSFRQLKKDVLAMSRNKQAVRDEVLAMRHKMAKFQQSTNGIKRATGGLIDLEFLVQCLVLCYPLPRFNRYTNTLNLMRQLAVEKIIDEHQFHILKKAYQAYHHSLHRYALIPGDDDPSSRQEHDVQDEVAAVIESVYGLLEE, via the coding sequence GTGAAAAATATTCCAGCGATACTACAGCCGCGAACCAAATTGTTCCGGAAGCATTTTTCTTCCCTTGAGCATCCTTTGCGCGATGCGGTTGAAACGCTGCTTGTGGTGAGTGATTACGCCTGTCGGCAAACAGAGATACTGAAACAATTGCTTGCTGAAGACGATGGGCTGCAACCTGTGACCAGGGCGATGTACCATCATCTGGCCAATGATCTTGTCGATCAGCCTTACGCGCATTTTGCCAGCGCCTTGCGCCACTTTCGCCACCGCCATTTTTTGCGATTGCTGTTGCGTGAGTTTGCCGGTTTGTCCGATACCCGCGAAACGATGAGATCCTGGTCCGATTGTGCGGACGCCTTGATTCTGAGAGCTATTGATTTTTGTCGCCAGGAAATGGCGGAGCGCTTTGGAACGCCACGTGATCTTTCCGGCGATCGGACACGATTTTATGTTCTTGCCATGGGGAAACTGGGAGGCCGGGAATTAAACTATTCATCGGATGTTGATTTGATTTTTGTCTATACGTCGGCAGGTCACACCGATGGCAGGGACTCCATAACCAACGAACAATATTTTACTAAAATAGCGCAGCGATTTATCCAGCTCCTGCAAAGCAATACGGTGGACGGATTTGTTTTCCGGGTGGATTTGCGTTTGCGTCCCAACGGTGAAAGCGGTGCTTTAGTCAGCACTCTGGCTTCTCTGGAAACGTATTATCAGGAACAGGGACGAGACTGGGAGCGTTACGCGATGGCCAAGGCCCGTGTGATTTGCAGGAGCGAGGACGAACCTTGCGAGTGGTATGATCGCTTGATCGTGCCTTTTGTGTATCGTCGTTATGTTGATTTCAGCGTTATTGAATCTTTACGCAGCATGAAAGCGTTGATTGAGCGGGAAATTCAGTTAAATCCTATGTTAAATGATATCAAACGGGGGCTTGGCGGTATCCGGGAAATTGAATTTATTATCCAGAATATTCAACTCATTAGGGGCGGCCGCTTACCGCAAATCAGACAGCAAAATGCGCTTGCCGCTCTGGAGTCACTTCGTCAGGAAAAACTATTATCCAGAACCGGTGTGTTGAAAGAAGCCTATCTGTTTTTGAGAAAGCTGGAAAATTGTTTACAGAGCGAAAACGATCAGCAAACCCACTCTATCCCCGAAGATCCGGTAAAGCAAGCCCAGCTTGTTTTGGCCATGGACTATCCTGGTTGGGAGAAACTGATGGCGAGACTACAACAGTTTCAGCGTATTATCAGCGCTATGTTTCACACGACCCTGGGACGGGTTGATACTTACGAAGACAGTCATCGTCTTCTTAATAATCAGTTGGCCGGTTTATGGCAGGGTCATATCGAGAGCGCAATGGCCGTTAATCTGTTGTCGAGTATCGGCTATCAGGAACCGGAACGATGTTATCAAATGATACATGCTTTCAGGCATGCTCCGCGTTGCCGTCGTTTAAATCAGGCTGCCAGAATACGCCTGGATCGTTTTATGGTTTTATTGCTTAATGAATTAACCGCGGTTGAGGAAACCGAGTCCGTTTTGCTTCAAGTCATGCGTTTGCTTGAAAATATTGTCGGGCGTAGCGCTTATCTTGCTTTATTATCCGAAAATTCGGCGGCTTTAAGGGAGTTGCTTTACTGGTTCGCCCACAGTCCGTTTATTACGTCCTTACTGGTGAGTCATCCCTTTTTACTGGAGGTTTTGCTGGAGCAGGAAAAACGCTGGCGGCCGCCATCTCGAAAGCAACTGGAGATGCAATTAAGAAAACAACTGGATCATGTCCGTGAACTGGAGTTGCAGGAGGAAATTTTGCGCCAGTTTAAATTGATCAACTGGTTGCAGATAGCGAGAGCGGAGATGGTCGGGCAGGTGGATGCCATAAGAGCCGGGCGATTTCTGGCTGATGTTGCACAAGTGATAGTGATTGAGGTTCTTGGTCAGGCGTGCCGTCATCTTGCTACCCGCTACCCTGAGATTGAAGCGATCAAATCGTCTTTTGCCATGATTGCCTACGGCAAATTGGGAAGCATGGAGATGAACTATAATTCGGATCTGGATCTGGTATTTGTTCATTCCGTTCTTCCTGAGCAGGAGGGCATGGTCAACCGATTAACCCAAAAAATAATACATATGTTAACAACTCGCTCGCAATTCGGATTACTTTATCCGGTGGACACAAGGTTGAGGCCATCTGGTTCGGCCGGATTGCTGGTCAGCCCGCTTGCGGCATTCGTGGACTATCAGCGCACCCAGGCATGGACCTGGGAGCATCAGGCGTTGATTCGCGGGCGGGTTTTGTATGGTGACTCGCGAATTCGAAGATCGTTCAGACAATTAAAAAAAGATGTGTTGGCCATGTCTCGCAACAAACAGGCGGTTCGTGATGAAGTGCTCGCCATGCGTCATAAGATGGCGAAATTTCAGCAAAGTACGAACGGGATCAAACGGGCAACAGGAGGATTGATTGATCTGGAGTTTCTGGTACAGTGTCTGGTGCTTTGTTATCCGCTACCGCGTTTTAATCGCTATACCAATACGCTTAATTTAATGCGGCAACTGGCGGTTGAAAAAATTATTGACGAGCACCAGTTCCATATTCTAAAAAAGGCTTATCAAGCCTACCATCACTCCTTGCACCGCTATGCCCTGATTCCGGGTGATGATGATCCCTCTTCCCGGCAGGAGCACGATGTTCAGGACGAAGTCGCCGCGGTCATTGAATCCGTATATGGGCTACTTGAAGAATGA
- a CDS encoding efflux RND transporter periplasmic adaptor subunit, with the protein MKKRMTLMILALIVVFGGIIAFNLFKGVMIKQFFKNYEPSAVSVSSVTAVKMDWKPHIEAVGNFVAINGVDVNSEASGNVVKIHFDSGQYVEKDKPLIDIEDDVQQATLKFNKAELTLKEISYQRQVDLKKRGAAPLSNVDEAKANLEKAQANVEKTRAEIKQKHIVAPFSGRLGIRQVNLGQYVTPGQTAIVSLQSLDPLYLEFYLPEQLYKRLHIGQSLQFQVEEFNDTVFTGKITAINSKVDPNTHNILVQATLPNCPSEALKKPVKSDLITLRKDKDTQKSVVTCNSEKNTQNHVSRFVFIPGMFASIAIEQPSIPDVIVLPSTAISYSLYGNSVFVIEKDKDGKKDKDGKDILYVKRVFVATGEQEGNNTIITHGVTEGQMVVSSGELKLQNGTRVTINNSVTLEDMTDPKSLGQ; encoded by the coding sequence ATGAAAAAACGCATGACACTTATGATACTCGCACTCATCGTTGTGTTTGGAGGTATCATCGCGTTTAACTTGTTCAAGGGCGTCATGATCAAGCAGTTTTTTAAAAACTACGAACCGTCCGCCGTGAGCGTGTCTTCGGTAACCGCGGTCAAAATGGATTGGAAACCTCATATCGAAGCGGTGGGAAATTTTGTTGCCATCAATGGCGTCGATGTGAATTCGGAAGCGTCCGGGAACGTTGTCAAAATTCACTTTGACTCGGGACAATACGTTGAAAAAGACAAACCCCTCATTGATATTGAAGACGATGTACAACAGGCAACGCTCAAGTTTAACAAGGCCGAATTAACCCTGAAGGAAATCAGTTACCAACGCCAGGTCGATTTGAAAAAACGCGGAGCAGCCCCCCTGTCAAATGTTGATGAAGCCAAAGCCAATCTCGAAAAGGCCCAGGCCAATGTCGAAAAAACCCGGGCGGAAATCAAGCAAAAACACATTGTAGCTCCCTTTTCAGGACGCCTGGGCATTAGACAGGTCAATCTGGGCCAATACGTCACACCCGGACAAACCGCGATAGTCAGCCTGCAATCCCTTGACCCCCTGTATCTGGAATTCTATCTGCCCGAGCAGCTGTATAAACGTCTGCATATCGGCCAGTCCCTGCAATTTCAGGTTGAGGAATTTAACGACACGGTATTTACGGGAAAAATAACCGCCATTAATTCCAAGGTGGATCCCAATACCCATAACATCCTTGTTCAGGCCACCTTGCCTAACTGTCCATCGGAAGCGCTTAAAAAGCCTGTGAAATCGGATTTGATTACACTACGAAAGGATAAGGACACCCAAAAATCCGTTGTTACCTGCAACAGTGAGAAGAATACTCAAAATCATGTCTCCCGTTTCGTTTTTATCCCGGGCATGTTTGCCTCCATTGCCATTGAACAACCCAGCATACCCGACGTTATCGTGCTGCCTTCGACGGCTATTTCCTATAGCCTCTATGGCAATTCCGTGTTTGTTATTGAAAAAGACAAGGACGGTAAAAAAGATAAAGACGGCAAGGATATTCTCTATGTCAAACGGGTTTTTGTGGCGACCGGCGAACAGGAAGGTAACAATACGATAATTACGCATGGCGTCACCGAAGGTCAGATGGTTGTGAGTTCCGGAGAACTTAAATTACAAAACGGCACTCGTGTCACGATTAATAACTCCGTCACATTGGAAGATATGACAGACCCCAAGAGTCTGGGGCAATAG
- a CDS encoding BON domain-containing protein — protein sequence MIKIVKLMLISFSVCIIIACAATPARESAGEYLDSSTVTAKVKASLIDKLGTAGFSIQVKTFKDEVQLSGFVNTPRVKERATGIAGNVQGVKRVRNDIIVK from the coding sequence ATGATTAAAATCGTCAAGTTGATGCTGATATCTTTCTCTGTGTGCATTATAATTGCCTGTGCCGCGACACCCGCCCGTGAAAGTGCCGGGGAATATCTTGACAGTTCTACCGTGACCGCAAAGGTCAAGGCCAGCCTGATTGATAAATTGGGAACGGCCGGATTTTCCATTCAGGTCAAGACATTTAAGGATGAAGTACAGTTAAGTGGTTTTGTAAATACCCCGCGTGTCAAAGAGAGAGCGACCGGTATTGCCGGAAACGTTCAGGGCGTCAAGCGGGTTCGCAACGATATTATTGTTAAATAA
- the nusB gene encoding transcription antitermination factor NusB: protein MDKQSISGKRRARKLVLQALYQWSMSGHDLYEIEAQFRVINNMDKVDGEYFHRLLHGVSSHLPALEEGFTPFLDRPITSLNPVELAVLRIGAFELTYCPEIPYRVVLDESISLAREFGSQDGHRYVNGVLNSLARQVRATEIRIENE from the coding sequence GTGGATAAACAATCAATTAGCGGTAAAAGACGAGCCCGTAAACTGGTGTTACAGGCTCTGTATCAATGGTCTATGTCCGGCCATGATCTTTATGAAATTGAAGCGCAATTTCGGGTAATCAATAACATGGACAAGGTAGATGGCGAGTATTTCCATCGTCTTTTGCATGGTGTATCTTCTCATCTGCCTGCACTTGAGGAGGGTTTTACCCCATTTCTGGATCGTCCCATTACCAGTCTCAACCCCGTTGAACTGGCTGTTTTGCGCATAGGTGCGTTTGAGTTGACTTATTGTCCTGAAATTCCCTATCGCGTTGTGCTGGATGAATCCATTTCTTTAGCCAGGGAATTTGGATCACAAGACGGCCATCGTTATGTGAATGGTGTTTTAAATAGCCTGGCCAGACAAGTTCGAGCTACCGAAATCCGTATTGAAAATGAATGA
- a CDS encoding phosphatidylglycerophosphatase A family protein — MNTNTLSDKVWQDPCYFIAFGFGSGLMPVAPGTWGTLAAIPVYLLIASFPLGYYLGWCLLALLLGIWVSDKVSKDLGVHDYGGIVWDEVVGYLLTMTAVPLGVVWIIAGFLLFRLFDIWKPQPIRLIDRHVKGGLGIMLDDVLAAVPAWLVLQGLVWGFGR, encoded by the coding sequence ATGAATACGAATACTCTATCAGACAAAGTCTGGCAAGATCCCTGTTATTTTATCGCTTTTGGTTTCGGTAGTGGTTTAATGCCTGTGGCACCTGGTACCTGGGGTACTCTGGCAGCTATTCCTGTCTATCTCTTAATCGCTTCTTTTCCCCTGGGTTATTATCTGGGATGGTGTTTGCTTGCCTTGCTGTTAGGTATCTGGGTGAGCGACAAGGTGTCTAAGGATTTGGGCGTGCATGATTACGGAGGTATTGTCTGGGATGAGGTGGTGGGTTATCTTCTGACTATGACGGCTGTCCCACTCGGAGTAGTATGGATAATTGCCGGATTTTTATTGTTTCGTCTTTTTGATATCTGGAAGCCACAGCCTATCCGACTGATTGACAGGCACGTCAAGGGGGGATTGGGTATTATGCTTGACGATGTTCTGGCGGCAGTTCCCGCCTGGCTGGTTCTGCAAGGTCTGGTATGGGGATTTGGCAGATGA
- a CDS encoding transporter substrate-binding domain-containing protein codes for MKITGLVFSLFIFFAAPLQAEGPPLLVAVDQSAPPFDMRGAHSQLYGFDISMMEYICREIKRTCQYQAMPFGQLLPTVQSGKAEVAIGSIIITPERAQMVNFSNPYLISESRFISNAHAAQNNFTLSMLNNRKIGVEQDTVFPDIINSLALTNPKVITYSKLETLIEDLYHGDIDFALMDNPTALYWQSQSSGIIKPVGKPFSFGFGLGIAVRPGNTQLLQQINNALARFEKSPDFKRAYEQYLAYF; via the coding sequence ATGAAAATAACAGGTCTGGTATTTAGTTTATTTATTTTTTTTGCCGCACCACTGCAAGCAGAAGGCCCCCCATTACTAGTGGCCGTCGATCAATCCGCCCCCCCGTTTGACATGCGGGGCGCCCACTCCCAGCTTTATGGATTTGATATCTCCATGATGGAATATATCTGCCGGGAAATTAAACGAACCTGTCAATATCAGGCCATGCCATTCGGACAATTACTGCCTACCGTACAAAGCGGCAAGGCGGAAGTTGCCATAGGTTCGATCATTATTACACCCGAACGCGCTCAAATGGTCAATTTTTCCAATCCTTATTTAATTAGTGAATCACGTTTTATCAGTAACGCCCATGCCGCTCAAAACAACTTTACCCTATCCATGCTTAATAACCGTAAGATAGGCGTTGAGCAAGACACCGTTTTTCCCGATATCATAAATTCACTGGCGCTGACTAATCCGAAGGTCATCACTTATAGCAAACTGGAAACGCTCATTGAAGATCTTTATCATGGAGACATTGATTTCGCCCTGATGGATAATCCTACTGCCCTTTACTGGCAATCCCAAAGTTCCGGCATTATCAAACCAGTTGGCAAGCCTTTCAGTTTCGGATTTGGTTTGGGTATTGCAGTCCGGCCAGGTAACACCCAGTTACTGCAGCAAATTAACAACGCCCTGGCACGTTTTGAGAAAAGCCCTGATTTCAAGCGGGCGTATGAGCAATACCTTGCTTATTTCTAG
- a CDS encoding AI-2E family transporter — translation MNENHKELISIGLTISIVALALFIVHRFIPSILWAAIITIATYPLYRRWKRLFWGNENWSALLFTILLGLLLLLPLSWLVSILVKELQFFINYLHTINRVGGQAPEIFHHIPGIGNELIAYWDSNIGQPGSLKYLLSNLHLSLTPASYYIKQVGVNLAHRGFQLGFTLLTLFFFYRDGDKLFQQINHIGEYCLGPRWFRYSDRLPSALRSTVNGTILVGLGVGFLMGIAYVLVGFPAPTLLGFITAFAAMIPFVVPLVFAIVALILLASGSMVGAIIVVVWGTLVMFVADHFVKPVLIGGAIQLPFLPVLFGILGGLETLGILGLFIGPMIMVLFITLWQEPQRV, via the coding sequence ATGAATGAAAACCATAAAGAATTAATTAGCATTGGTTTGACAATAAGTATTGTCGCCCTGGCTTTGTTTATTGTTCATCGTTTTATCCCATCTATCCTGTGGGCAGCCATTATCACTATTGCGACCTATCCGCTTTATCGGCGATGGAAACGCTTATTTTGGGGAAATGAAAACTGGTCTGCGCTGCTGTTTACCATTCTTTTGGGATTGCTGCTGTTATTGCCTTTAAGCTGGTTAGTCAGCATCCTGGTTAAAGAGTTGCAGTTTTTTATTAACTATCTTCATACGATTAACCGGGTAGGCGGACAGGCGCCTGAAATATTTCATCACATTCCGGGAATCGGCAATGAGTTAATCGCTTACTGGGATTCCAATATCGGTCAGCCGGGGAGTCTTAAATATTTGCTTTCCAATCTGCATCTGAGTTTGACCCCCGCCAGTTATTACATCAAACAGGTCGGCGTCAATCTGGCCCACCGAGGGTTTCAGTTAGGTTTTACCTTGTTAACCCTGTTCTTTTTTTATCGCGATGGGGATAAATTATTTCAGCAAATCAATCATATTGGGGAATATTGCCTGGGGCCGCGATGGTTTCGCTATTCCGACCGTTTGCCCTCTGCTTTGAGATCAACCGTTAATGGCACTATCCTGGTTGGTCTGGGAGTAGGTTTTTTAATGGGTATCGCTTATGTTCTGGTCGGATTTCCAGCGCCAACCTTGCTTGGTTTTATTACGGCGTTTGCCGCGATGATACCGTTTGTCGTCCCTCTCGTGTTTGCAATCGTGGCATTAATTCTTTTGGCTAGCGGAAGTATGGTGGGGGCTATTATCGTGGTGGTATGGGGGACGCTGGTCATGTTTGTCGCCGATCACTTCGTTAAGCCGGTCTTGATAGGAGGCGCCATTCAATTGCCGTTTTTACCGGTACTTTTTGGTATCCTTGGCGGTTTGGAAACACTGGGTATTTTAGGACTGTTCATCGGGCCGATGATCATGGTTTTGTTTATTACGCTTTGGCAGGAGCCGCAAAGAGTATAG
- the glyA gene encoding serine hydroxymethyltransferase — MYDNRFTIAGFDDELWQAIQAEGRRQEEHIELIASENYTSPRVLQAQGSQLTNKYAEGYPGKRYYGGCDYVDVAETLAIQRAKKLFGADYANVQPHSGSQANAAAMMALLNPGDLFLGMSLPHGGHLTHGSKVNFSGKIYQAMSYGLNPDTGLIDYDALEEMAVTHRPKLIIAGFSAYSQFLDWPRFREIADKVGAYLMADIAHVAGLIAVDLYPSPVPYADVVTTTTHKTLRGPRGGMILARANEALEKKLNSAVFPGTQGGPLMHVIAAKAVAFAEALQPEFKQYQQQVLLNAQVMAEVLMSRGYPVVSGGTQNHLMLVNLMEKNITGKDADAALGRANITVNKNTVPNDPQSPFVTSGLRLGTPAVTTRGFKEQEIRLLSGWISDILDDIDNERVIGQVKSDVLQLCQEFPVYR, encoded by the coding sequence ATGTATGATAACCGGTTTACGATAGCGGGGTTTGATGACGAACTCTGGCAGGCCATACAAGCTGAAGGCCGACGTCAGGAAGAGCATATTGAGTTAATCGCCTCGGAAAACTATACCAGCCCGAGGGTGTTACAGGCACAAGGCTCGCAGTTAACCAATAAATACGCAGAAGGATATCCAGGCAAGCGTTATTACGGCGGATGCGACTACGTCGATGTCGCGGAAACATTGGCGATTCAACGTGCGAAAAAGCTTTTTGGAGCGGATTACGCCAATGTGCAGCCGCATTCCGGTTCGCAGGCCAACGCTGCGGCCATGATGGCGTTATTGAATCCCGGCGATCTGTTTTTGGGAATGTCCCTTCCGCACGGCGGTCATTTAACGCATGGTTCAAAAGTTAATTTTTCAGGCAAGATATATCAGGCCATGTCTTATGGTCTTAATCCTGATACCGGATTGATTGATTACGACGCTCTGGAAGAAATGGCCGTAACGCACCGGCCAAAACTGATTATTGCCGGTTTTTCCGCTTATTCGCAATTCCTCGACTGGCCGCGATTTCGGGAGATCGCCGACAAGGTTGGCGCGTATCTTATGGCGGATATTGCCCACGTCGCAGGATTAATCGCGGTGGATTTGTATCCTTCTCCCGTTCCGTACGCGGACGTGGTGACGACCACCACCCACAAGACGTTACGAGGGCCGCGAGGCGGAATGATTCTGGCGCGTGCGAATGAGGCGCTTGAAAAGAAACTCAATTCCGCCGTTTTTCCGGGAACCCAGGGCGGGCCGCTCATGCACGTGATAGCCGCCAAGGCAGTCGCTTTTGCGGAAGCGTTGCAGCCGGAATTTAAACAATATCAGCAACAGGTCCTGCTCAATGCCCAGGTTATGGCTGAAGTGTTGATGAGCAGAGGATACCCTGTTGTGTCTGGAGGTACGCAGAATCATCTTATGCTGGTCAATTTAATGGAGAAAAACATCACCGGAAAAGACGCGGACGCGGCCCTGGGGAGAGCGAATATTACCGTGAATAAAAATACGGTTCCCAACGATCCGCAGTCACCATTTGTAACCAGCGGCTTACGATTGGGAACCCCGGCGGTGACAACACGCGGATTCAAGGAGCAGGAAATCAGGCTGTTGTCCGGATGGATCAGCGATATTCTGGATGATATCGATAATGAAAGGGTGATTGGTCAGGTTAAATCCGACGTTCTCCAATTGTGTCAGGAATTTCCGGTGTATCGTTAA
- the thiL gene encoding thiamine-phosphate kinase: protein MNEFTIIDSFFSKTGIERKDVVFGIGDDAACVQVPVGHQLLISTDTLVADVHFLRDWDPYDIAWKSVMVNVSDIAAMGGQPCWVSLALTMPFCDESWLTRFSEGLHDALRQFNIMLIGGDTTHGPLSITLTIHGLIETGKSVRRNGAKPGDKIMVTGELGGAALAVSLLEAKDMDGADQKILMQKLQRPCPRVDFASVLRTCASAAIDISDGLSADLAHICAQSQVGACLDLAKIPVHPLVIKYQGYQAVDFALGGGDDYELCFTLPDNYEKTMHALLEEQGLVCYSIGIIVEGKGLMADSGDGRLIPLSPKGYSHF from the coding sequence ATGAATGAATTCACCATCATTGATTCTTTTTTTAGCAAAACAGGAATTGAACGCAAGGACGTGGTGTTTGGCATTGGAGACGACGCAGCCTGCGTGCAGGTTCCGGTTGGACATCAATTATTGATTAGTACGGATACGCTGGTGGCCGATGTACATTTTCTGCGTGACTGGGATCCTTACGATATCGCCTGGAAATCCGTCATGGTCAATGTCAGTGACATTGCCGCTATGGGAGGACAACCTTGCTGGGTCAGTCTTGCTTTAACCATGCCGTTCTGCGATGAATCCTGGTTAACGCGATTTTCAGAAGGTTTGCACGATGCCTTGCGGCAGTTCAATATTATGTTGATTGGAGGCGATACCACCCATGGGCCATTGAGTATCACGCTAACAATTCATGGTTTGATTGAAACCGGGAAATCGGTACGCCGCAATGGTGCTAAACCGGGCGACAAAATCATGGTAACCGGTGAATTGGGTGGTGCCGCCCTGGCTGTGAGTTTGTTAGAAGCAAAAGATATGGATGGCGCGGATCAAAAGATTTTAATGCAAAAGTTGCAGCGTCCCTGTCCTCGGGTTGATTTTGCTTCCGTGTTACGTACCTGTGCCTCTGCGGCCATTGACATCTCCGACGGTTTAAGCGCTGATCTCGCTCATATCTGTGCCCAAAGCCAGGTAGGCGCCTGTCTGGATCTTGCAAAAATTCCTGTACATCCGCTGGTTATTAAATACCAGGGGTACCAGGCCGTAGATTTTGCCCTTGGCGGGGGGGATGATTACGAATTATGTTTTACGCTCCCTGATAACTATGAAAAAACCATGCACGCGTTATTGGAGGAACAGGGTCTGGTTTGTTATTCCATTGGTATCATTGTGGAGGGAAAAGGTCTTATGGCTGATAGTGGTGATGGCCGTTTGATTCCATTGTCCCCCAAAGGTTATAGCCATTTTTAA
- the nrdR gene encoding transcriptional regulator NrdR — MYCPFCHAEETKVIDSRLVADGAQVRRRRQCLQCNERFTTFETAELVMPLIIKRDGRREAFNLENLRSGMQRALEKRPVSADALEEAVVAIMQDVRRGGEREIQSRQVGELVMKQLYRLDHVAYVRFASVYKRFKDVSDFRQTIDEMKDDHSS, encoded by the coding sequence ATGTATTGCCCATTTTGTCACGCGGAAGAGACCAAGGTTATTGATTCGCGACTTGTTGCCGATGGCGCTCAAGTCAGGCGAAGAAGACAATGTCTACAGTGCAATGAGCGTTTTACCACGTTTGAAACGGCAGAGCTTGTTATGCCATTGATCATTAAAAGAGATGGTCGGCGTGAAGCGTTCAATCTGGAAAATTTACGATCCGGGATGCAGCGGGCTTTGGAAAAAAGACCGGTCAGTGCGGATGCGCTGGAAGAGGCTGTTGTGGCTATTATGCAGGATGTTCGTCGCGGCGGGGAGCGGGAAATTCAGTCGCGTCAGGTTGGAGAGCTGGTGATGAAACAGCTTTATCGCCTGGATCATGTCGCCTATGTACGGTTTGCTTCCGTATATAAACGTTTTAAAGACGTCAGTGATTTCAGACAAACGATTGATGAAATGAAAGACGATCATTCCTCATGA